A single genomic interval of Maniola jurtina chromosome 23, ilManJurt1.1, whole genome shotgun sequence harbors:
- the LOC123877206 gene encoding hepatocyte nuclear factor 6 isoform X2, with the protein MDDARLRDRAPLTVIVAPSNASPPRLSPADLLPDGDAAFHPLSAVNGRLTPPGLEPASYATLTPLLPLPPISTVSDKFAYHAGGTFTVIQQQQSYASLSPAPYNEPLSPQSAYSRRSVSPNSFERRSPTPPLPSPGLDLNAALLARETREEQAQAQAQADTEEINTKELAQRISGELKRYSIPQAIFAQRVLCRSQGTLSDLLRNPKPWSKLKSGRETFRRMWKWLQEPEFQRMSALRLAAAQIPQRGSCKRKEDLGSDTLPSPKKPRLVFTDLQRRTLQAIFKETKRPSKEMQVTIARQLGLEPTTVGNFFMNARRRSMDKWKDDDAPSTELDQSCDLQDLDHVPSLDSAESEEDHDDNDDHLL; encoded by the exons ATGGACGACGCCAGGCTACGCGACCGGGCGCCTCTCACCGTCATAGTGGCGCCTAGCAACGCGTCGCCACCGAGGCTCTCCCCAGCAGACTTGCTGCCCGATGGAGACGCCGCGTTCCACCCGCTATCCGCTGTCAACGGACGTTTGACGCCTCCAGGGTTAGAGCCAGCGTCCTACGCAACATTAACACCTCTACTACCACTTCCCCCAATAAGCACAGTCTCGGACAAATTCGCTTACCATGCGGGGGGAACTTTCACAGTTATCCAACAGCAACAATCGTACGCGTCTCTATCCCCCGCGCCGTACAACGAACCTTTATCCCCCCAATCGGCGTACAGCAGGCGAAGTGTTTCCCCCAATTCCTTCGAAAGACGCTCGCCTACTCCTCCTCTACCGAGTCCAGGATTGGATTTGAATGCCGCGTTGTTAGCGCGAGAAACCAGGGAGGAACAAGCCCAAGCCCAAGCTCAAGCGGATACGGAAGAAATTAATACGAAGGAACTGGCTCAAAGGATAAGTGGGGAACTGAAGAGGTACTCGATTCCTCAGGCGATTTTTGCGCAAAGGGTGTTATGTAGATCACAAGGGACTTTAAGTGACTTGCTAAGGAATCCCAAGCCGTGGTCGAAGCTCAAGTCTGGAAGGGAGACGTTCAGGAGAATGTGGAAATGGCTCCAGGAGCCGGAATTTCAGAGGATGTCAGCGTTAAGGTTAGCAG CGGCCCAGATTCCACAGAGAGGCA GCTGCAAGCGCAAGGAGGATTTGGGTTCGGATACGCTGCCTTCCCCGAAGAAGCCGCGTTTGGTTTTCACAGATCTGCAGCGGCGTACTCTGCAAGCTATTTTTAAG GAAACAAAGCGACCTTCAAAAGAGATGCAAGTGACGATAGCGAGGCAACTAGGGTTAGAACCGACGACGGTTGGCAACTTCTTCATGAACGCGCGCAGAAGATCCATGGACAAGTGGAAGGATGATGACGCGCCATCCACGGAGTTAGACCAGAGTTGCGACCTGCAGGATCTAGATCACGTGCCCAGTCTAGACTCGGCGGAGTCTGAGGAGGACcacgatgataatgatgatcacCTGTTGTGA
- the LOC123877206 gene encoding hepatocyte nuclear factor 6 isoform X3, translating to MDDARLRDRAPLTVIVAPSNASPPRLSPADLLPDGDAAFHPLSAVNGRLTPPGLEPASYATLTPLLPLPPISTVSDKFAYHAGGTFTVIQQQQSYASLSPAPYNEPLSPQSAYSRRSVSPNSFERRSPTPPLPSPGLDLNAALLARETREEQAQAQAQADTEEINTKELAQRISGELKRYSIPQAIFAQRVLCRSQGTLSDLLRNPKPWSKLKSGRETFRRMWKWLQEPEFQRMSALRLADTPNQQTVKGDNVNNMQQQSYPREYQAPAVPQGPMYPGHQAPWETPGYEPAGDVSCFGPDSTERQLQAQGGFGFGYAAFPEEAAFGFHRSAAAYSASYF from the exons ATGGACGACGCCAGGCTACGCGACCGGGCGCCTCTCACCGTCATAGTGGCGCCTAGCAACGCGTCGCCACCGAGGCTCTCCCCAGCAGACTTGCTGCCCGATGGAGACGCCGCGTTCCACCCGCTATCCGCTGTCAACGGACGTTTGACGCCTCCAGGGTTAGAGCCAGCGTCCTACGCAACATTAACACCTCTACTACCACTTCCCCCAATAAGCACAGTCTCGGACAAATTCGCTTACCATGCGGGGGGAACTTTCACAGTTATCCAACAGCAACAATCGTACGCGTCTCTATCCCCCGCGCCGTACAACGAACCTTTATCCCCCCAATCGGCGTACAGCAGGCGAAGTGTTTCCCCCAATTCCTTCGAAAGACGCTCGCCTACTCCTCCTCTACCGAGTCCAGGATTGGATTTGAATGCCGCGTTGTTAGCGCGAGAAACCAGGGAGGAACAAGCCCAAGCCCAAGCTCAAGCGGATACGGAAGAAATTAATACGAAGGAACTGGCTCAAAGGATAAGTGGGGAACTGAAGAGGTACTCGATTCCTCAGGCGATTTTTGCGCAAAGGGTGTTATGTAGATCACAAGGGACTTTAAGTGACTTGCTAAGGAATCCCAAGCCGTGGTCGAAGCTCAAGTCTGGAAGGGAGACGTTCAGGAGAATGTGGAAATGGCTCCAGGAGCCGGAATTTCAGAGGATGTCAGCGTTAAGGTTAGCAG ATACGCCCAACCAGCAAACGGTAAAAGGCGACAATGTAAACAACATGCAGCAGCAGTCTTATCCCAGGGAGTATCAGGCCCCTGCCGTGCCCCAAGGCCCCATGTACCCGGGGCACCAGGCCCCATGGGAAACACCGGGTTATGAACCTGCCGGGGACGTTTCGTGCTT CGGCCCAGATTCCACAGAGAGGCA GCTGCAAGCGCAAGGAGGATTTGGGTTCGGATACGCTGCCTTCCCCGAAGAAGCCGCGTTTGGTTTTCACAGATCTGCAGCGGCGTACTCTGCAAGCTATTTTTAA
- the LOC123877206 gene encoding hepatocyte nuclear factor 6 isoform X1 yields MDDARLRDRAPLTVIVAPSNASPPRLSPADLLPDGDAAFHPLSAVNGRLTPPGLEPASYATLTPLLPLPPISTVSDKFAYHAGGTFTVIQQQQSYASLSPAPYNEPLSPQSAYSRRSVSPNSFERRSPTPPLPSPGLDLNAALLARETREEQAQAQAQADTEEINTKELAQRISGELKRYSIPQAIFAQRVLCRSQGTLSDLLRNPKPWSKLKSGRETFRRMWKWLQEPEFQRMSALRLAAAQIPQRGSEYRENMGCKRKEDLGSDTLPSPKKPRLVFTDLQRRTLQAIFKETKRPSKEMQVTIARQLGLEPTTVGNFFMNARRRSMDKWKDDDAPSTELDQSCDLQDLDHVPSLDSAESEEDHDDNDDHLL; encoded by the exons ATGGACGACGCCAGGCTACGCGACCGGGCGCCTCTCACCGTCATAGTGGCGCCTAGCAACGCGTCGCCACCGAGGCTCTCCCCAGCAGACTTGCTGCCCGATGGAGACGCCGCGTTCCACCCGCTATCCGCTGTCAACGGACGTTTGACGCCTCCAGGGTTAGAGCCAGCGTCCTACGCAACATTAACACCTCTACTACCACTTCCCCCAATAAGCACAGTCTCGGACAAATTCGCTTACCATGCGGGGGGAACTTTCACAGTTATCCAACAGCAACAATCGTACGCGTCTCTATCCCCCGCGCCGTACAACGAACCTTTATCCCCCCAATCGGCGTACAGCAGGCGAAGTGTTTCCCCCAATTCCTTCGAAAGACGCTCGCCTACTCCTCCTCTACCGAGTCCAGGATTGGATTTGAATGCCGCGTTGTTAGCGCGAGAAACCAGGGAGGAACAAGCCCAAGCCCAAGCTCAAGCGGATACGGAAGAAATTAATACGAAGGAACTGGCTCAAAGGATAAGTGGGGAACTGAAGAGGTACTCGATTCCTCAGGCGATTTTTGCGCAAAGGGTGTTATGTAGATCACAAGGGACTTTAAGTGACTTGCTAAGGAATCCCAAGCCGTGGTCGAAGCTCAAGTCTGGAAGGGAGACGTTCAGGAGAATGTGGAAATGGCTCCAGGAGCCGGAATTTCAGAGGATGTCAGCGTTAAGGTTAGCAG CGGCCCAGATTCCACAGAGAGGCAGTGAGTATCGTGAGAATATGG GCTGCAAGCGCAAGGAGGATTTGGGTTCGGATACGCTGCCTTCCCCGAAGAAGCCGCGTTTGGTTTTCACAGATCTGCAGCGGCGTACTCTGCAAGCTATTTTTAAG GAAACAAAGCGACCTTCAAAAGAGATGCAAGTGACGATAGCGAGGCAACTAGGGTTAGAACCGACGACGGTTGGCAACTTCTTCATGAACGCGCGCAGAAGATCCATGGACAAGTGGAAGGATGATGACGCGCCATCCACGGAGTTAGACCAGAGTTGCGACCTGCAGGATCTAGATCACGTGCCCAGTCTAGACTCGGCGGAGTCTGAGGAGGACcacgatgataatgatgatcacCTGTTGTGA
- the LOC123877206 gene encoding hepatocyte nuclear factor 6 isoform X4: protein MDDARLRDRAPLTVIVAPSNASPPRLSPADLLPDGDAAFHPLSAVNGRLTPPGLEPASYATLTPLLPLPPISTVSDKFAYHAGGTFTVIQQQQSYASLSPAPYNEPLSPQSAYSRRSVSPNSFERRSPTPPLPSPGLDLNAALLARETREEQAQAQAQADTEEINTKELAQRISGELKRYSIPQAIFAQRVLCRSQGTLSDLLRNPKPWSKLKSGRETFRRMWKWLQEPEFQRMSALRLADTPNQQTVKGDNVNNMQQQSYPREYQAPAVPQGPMYPGHQAPWETPGYEPAGDVSCFGPDSTERQ, encoded by the exons ATGGACGACGCCAGGCTACGCGACCGGGCGCCTCTCACCGTCATAGTGGCGCCTAGCAACGCGTCGCCACCGAGGCTCTCCCCAGCAGACTTGCTGCCCGATGGAGACGCCGCGTTCCACCCGCTATCCGCTGTCAACGGACGTTTGACGCCTCCAGGGTTAGAGCCAGCGTCCTACGCAACATTAACACCTCTACTACCACTTCCCCCAATAAGCACAGTCTCGGACAAATTCGCTTACCATGCGGGGGGAACTTTCACAGTTATCCAACAGCAACAATCGTACGCGTCTCTATCCCCCGCGCCGTACAACGAACCTTTATCCCCCCAATCGGCGTACAGCAGGCGAAGTGTTTCCCCCAATTCCTTCGAAAGACGCTCGCCTACTCCTCCTCTACCGAGTCCAGGATTGGATTTGAATGCCGCGTTGTTAGCGCGAGAAACCAGGGAGGAACAAGCCCAAGCCCAAGCTCAAGCGGATACGGAAGAAATTAATACGAAGGAACTGGCTCAAAGGATAAGTGGGGAACTGAAGAGGTACTCGATTCCTCAGGCGATTTTTGCGCAAAGGGTGTTATGTAGATCACAAGGGACTTTAAGTGACTTGCTAAGGAATCCCAAGCCGTGGTCGAAGCTCAAGTCTGGAAGGGAGACGTTCAGGAGAATGTGGAAATGGCTCCAGGAGCCGGAATTTCAGAGGATGTCAGCGTTAAGGTTAGCAG ATACGCCCAACCAGCAAACGGTAAAAGGCGACAATGTAAACAACATGCAGCAGCAGTCTTATCCCAGGGAGTATCAGGCCCCTGCCGTGCCCCAAGGCCCCATGTACCCGGGGCACCAGGCCCCATGGGAAACACCGGGTTATGAACCTGCCGGGGACGTTTCGTGCTT CGGCCCAGATTCCACAGAGAGGCAGTGA